Proteins from one Pontibacter korlensis genomic window:
- a CDS encoding class I SAM-dependent methyltransferase, which translates to MRRSYKGIPINTSKNTHEEVFTLIPGNKDATILDIPSGAGAFTQRLKDNGYKNVVSVDVVNNLQIEHKQFIQGDMTAPLPFEDNFFDVVVCIDGIEHISKQFDFAKEVNRVLKPGGYFIVSTPNISSFHSRFRWLLTGHHNKCKSPLDEQRPNPSHHIAMISYPELRYLLHSNNYRIDNIATNQVKPVSWLYLPLVPLSYLTTKLVYNKEEKNSGQLVRNKEIASQMHSKEILFGETMIVRAQKVA; encoded by the coding sequence ATGAGAAGAAGCTATAAAGGGATTCCTATCAACACCTCTAAAAACACACATGAAGAGGTTTTTACCCTGATACCAGGTAATAAGGATGCTACTATACTAGACATTCCATCTGGGGCCGGTGCCTTTACCCAGCGCTTAAAAGACAACGGCTATAAGAATGTGGTAAGCGTGGACGTGGTAAATAACCTGCAAATAGAACATAAGCAGTTTATCCAGGGCGATATGACGGCGCCCTTACCATTTGAAGATAACTTTTTCGACGTTGTGGTCTGTATAGATGGCATCGAGCACATCAGCAAGCAATTTGACTTTGCCAAGGAGGTAAACCGGGTACTGAAGCCAGGGGGATATTTTATAGTTTCCACTCCCAATATCAGCTCTTTTCACTCCAGGTTCAGGTGGCTTCTAACGGGGCACCACAACAAATGTAAGTCTCCTTTGGATGAGCAAAGACCAAATCCCTCCCACCACATCGCCATGATTTCTTATCCTGAGCTGCGCTACCTCCTGCACTCCAATAACTACAGGATAGATAACATCGCAACCAACCAGGTTAAGCCTGTCTCGTGGTTGTACCTGCCGCTAGTGCCGCTGTCTTACCTTACAACTAAACTCGTGTACAACAAAGAGGAGAAAAATTCGGGGCAATTGGTCCGCAACAAAGAAATTGCTTCTCAGATGCACTCAAAGGAAATCCTGTTTGGAGAGACTATGATTGTGAGGGCACAGAAAGTGGCATAA
- the nadD gene encoding nicotinate (nicotinamide) nucleotide adenylyltransferase — MKVGLLFGSFNPIHVGHLILANFMATNTDLDTVWLVVSPQNPFKPSNTLLHEFDRLHMVSLAIADNPNLGVSNIEFSMPKPSYTIDTLTYLQEKYPSYEFVLIMGEDNLPLFPKWKNYESILEYHQVYVYPRSGSVTTELPDMPSVTFVKAPILDISATFIRQCIRDEKSIKYLVPDEVAEYIKVRKLYQ, encoded by the coding sequence ATGAAGGTAGGGCTGTTGTTCGGCTCCTTTAACCCCATCCACGTCGGGCACCTTATACTTGCAAACTTCATGGCTACCAACACCGACCTAGATACGGTTTGGCTGGTGGTGTCTCCGCAGAATCCGTTTAAGCCCAGCAACACGTTGCTGCACGAGTTCGACCGGTTGCACATGGTAAGCCTGGCTATTGCAGATAACCCAAACCTAGGTGTATCGAACATTGAGTTTAGCATGCCTAAGCCAAGTTATACGATAGATACACTCACGTACCTGCAGGAGAAGTATCCGAGTTACGAGTTTGTGCTGATCATGGGGGAGGATAACCTGCCGCTGTTTCCGAAATGGAAGAACTACGAGAGCATACTTGAGTACCACCAGGTATATGTGTACCCGCGCTCCGGCTCTGTTACCACTGAGTTGCCAGACATGCCTAGCGTTACCTTTGTGAAGGCGCCTATTCTCGATATCTCTGCCACTTTTATCCGGCAGTGCATTCGGGATGAGAAAAGTATAAAGTACCTGGTGCCTGATGAGGTAGCGGAGTACATCAAAGTACGGAAGCTGTACCAGTAG
- the ahcY gene encoding adenosylhomocysteinase: MIDTDLKYKVKDISLAEWGRKEIRLAEAEMPGLMAIREEYGPSKPLAGARIAGCLHMTIQTAVLIETLVELGAEVTWSSCNIFSTQDHAAAAIAAAGISVYAWKGMTAEEFDWCIEQTLFFGEDRKPLNMILDDGGDLTNMVLDKYPELASGIKGLSEETTTGVHRLYERMKNGTLPMPAINVNDSVTKSKFDNKYGCKESLVDAIRRATDVMMAGKVAVVAGYGDVGKGSAASLRGAGARVIVTEIDPICALQAAMDGFAVKRMVDAVKEADIVVTATGNKDIITEREFRLMKDKAIVCNIGHFDNEIDMAWLNKNYGNTKDVIKPQVDLYNIEGKDIIVLAEGRLVNLGCATGHPSFVMSNSFSNQTLAQIELWTNADAYENKVYTLPKHLDEKVARLHLGKIGVELDELTPDQASYIGVEVEGPFKPEYYRY, from the coding sequence ATGATAGATACAGATCTGAAGTACAAGGTAAAGGATATTTCGCTGGCCGAGTGGGGCCGCAAGGAGATAAGACTAGCAGAGGCTGAGATGCCTGGTTTGATGGCTATCCGTGAGGAGTATGGCCCAAGCAAGCCGCTAGCTGGTGCCCGCATTGCTGGCTGTCTGCACATGACTATTCAGACTGCTGTGCTGATCGAAACACTGGTGGAGCTGGGTGCTGAGGTTACCTGGTCTTCTTGCAACATTTTCTCTACGCAGGACCACGCTGCTGCTGCCATTGCTGCTGCCGGTATCTCTGTTTACGCCTGGAAAGGTATGACTGCAGAGGAGTTTGACTGGTGCATTGAGCAAACGTTGTTCTTCGGCGAAGACCGTAAGCCACTGAACATGATCCTGGATGATGGTGGTGACCTGACTAACATGGTACTGGATAAGTATCCTGAATTGGCCTCTGGAATCAAAGGTCTATCTGAAGAGACTACTACAGGTGTACACCGCCTGTACGAGCGTATGAAGAACGGTACGCTGCCAATGCCTGCCATCAATGTAAACGACTCTGTTACCAAGTCTAAGTTCGACAACAAGTATGGCTGTAAAGAGTCTTTGGTAGACGCTATCCGTCGTGCCACTGACGTAATGATGGCTGGTAAGGTAGCTGTGGTAGCTGGTTACGGTGACGTAGGTAAAGGTTCTGCCGCTTCTTTGCGTGGTGCCGGTGCCCGTGTTATCGTTACTGAGATTGATCCGATTTGCGCCCTGCAGGCTGCTATGGATGGTTTCGCTGTGAAGAGAATGGTAGATGCCGTTAAAGAGGCTGACATCGTGGTAACAGCTACCGGTAACAAAGACATCATCACAGAGCGTGAGTTCCGCCTGATGAAGGATAAAGCTATTGTTTGTAACATCGGCCACTTCGACAACGAGATCGATATGGCTTGGTTGAACAAAAACTATGGCAACACGAAAGATGTGATCAAGCCACAGGTTGACCTGTACAACATTGAGGGCAAAGACATTATTGTGCTGGCAGAAGGACGCCTGGTAAACCTGGGTTGTGCTACTGGCCACCCATCATTCGTTATGTCTAACTCCTTCTCTAACCAGACATTGGCCCAGATCGAGCTTTGGACTAATGCAGATGCTTACGAGAACAAGGTTTATACTTTGCCGAAGCACCTGGATGAGAAAGTTGCCCGCCTGCACCTAGGTAAGATTGGTGTAGAGTTGGATGAGCTTACGCCAGATCAGGCAAGCTACATCGGCGTGGAGGTAGAAGGGCCGTTTAAGCCGGAATATTACAGATACTAA
- a CDS encoding DUF4397 domain-containing protein, whose product MKNWMKLMLLTVLPTVFLASCDDDDDDLDLTDQANVMIVHASPDAPGIDLYVDDAKVNNAALNYLDNIGYLNVEAGNRNFKVTAAGTGTGSPVINADVNLIEDMSYTIFAADI is encoded by the coding sequence ATGAAGAACTGGATGAAACTGATGCTGTTAACTGTACTGCCAACAGTATTTTTGGCAAGCTGCGATGATGACGATGATGACCTGGACCTGACCGATCAGGCAAATGTAATGATAGTACATGCTTCCCCAGACGCTCCTGGCATAGATCTTTATGTAGATGATGCGAAAGTGAATAATGCTGCTCTAAATTATCTGGACAACATAGGTTACTTGAATGTGGAGGCTGGTAACCGTAACTTTAAAGTAACTGCTGCTGGTACCGGTACAGGTAGTCCGGTTATAAATGCCGATGTGAATCTGATAGAAGATATGAGCTACACTATTTTTGCTGCCGACATCTGA
- a CDS encoding zf-HC2 domain-containing protein, which translates to MESKFTEAYSKAPDEAKEADCGKVSDMLDLMIDGEASTEEQLFFNQHIEECVSCFESHQKQKLLKGLVTGHLKRVIVPNSLVHSIKAKIQETL; encoded by the coding sequence ATGGAATCAAAATTTACAGAAGCGTACTCTAAAGCACCGGATGAGGCTAAAGAGGCAGATTGTGGGAAGGTGTCCGACATGTTGGACCTGATGATTGATGGTGAAGCTTCCACAGAGGAACAATTATTCTTTAACCAGCACATCGAGGAGTGCGTCAGTTGCTTCGAGAGTCATCAGAAGCAAAAGCTCTTAAAAGGGCTGGTGACTGGCCATCTAAAGCGCGTGATTGTACCAAACAGCCTGGTGCATTCTATCAAAGCTAAGATTCAAGAAACACTATAA
- a CDS encoding ligand-binding sensor domain-containing protein has translation MHPIRLILLLCLLLATAAAYAQQYNIRSWTLEQGLPQSQVMAIEQDHRGYLWLATRAGLSRFDGVSFKTYTKENGLSSHNISTLYEDSRRRLWIGTTDVGLLLFNGSSFKNYGPQKGIQAQSVWSISEDNSGKLWIGTNKGVYHLTDSLAAKYQQLPEASYTAVTHTPTGSLWAGTQDSGIYRVSGTQVLHYTTENSELPHNHVTALTTDKKDRVWIGTEQGLAQAGQNSLEFVQLPGQLNGSHITSFTHDSYDNLWLGLQRNGLLKYDGKSFTHLTRRSGLRTSRITALATDTEGNVWIGTNGYGVQQHRAPWFLHYFDFGSIVEPRVTAVAQDTKGNIWFGTDEGELAIMYPGGPIWQTIPWPRGATIYNFLPVGEEMWASTSNGIWRLGRDGPKRYAAAQGLPAPDVYQGALGSDGQLYFATAGGVVSLQQGSLKLLSYTGGNLIARTIFRDSKNKLWVGSDQGVFQIKNNQLVQPVELKGLNLTEVRSITEDNQGNLFFAAFNTGLLVLQGEKATLYTSKEGLPNEAIKTLYADEADNLWIATNRDVLKVRLPLLRQQGKFSYRSYTSPSGFRGLEVCDNAMLQTADGHMWFGTTKGLSRYLPHLDRQNAVYPEMVLIDVLLHSNPTDWRALGHNPDSTTGLPQNLRLPHTQNHLSFNFHGICLSDPEQVKYKYRLVGYNDAWSQETERSFTTYANLSPGTYTFELLACNNDGFWTPQPLTYTFSIVPPIWRREWFIGVILLLMAGAVLSVVRLRERSLVKMNSLLELKVDHRTRLLERQNREKEILLQEIHHRVKNNLQIVISMLNLQARHVQDPSAQEVMQALRSRVRSMSLLHERLYRHNDLAQINLEEYFLEICESLYASYGVSMDRVELELDVPYTKMDVDSAITLGLIVNELVSNTLKYAFPRGECGVLRIELVQHDEVQYTLTVSDNGHGLPEDFFEKQQHGQSFGLKLVQSLSRKLDGNIRFFNKHGTKSILYFVLPP, from the coding sequence ATGCACCCTATACGCCTTATCCTTCTTCTGTGCCTGCTTCTGGCTACTGCTGCTGCCTATGCGCAACAGTATAATATCCGTAGCTGGACACTAGAGCAAGGATTGCCACAGTCGCAGGTGATGGCCATAGAGCAGGACCATAGAGGTTACCTCTGGCTAGCTACCCGGGCTGGCCTAAGCCGTTTTGATGGCGTAAGTTTCAAGACATATACTAAGGAGAATGGCCTGTCCAGCCATAATATTTCCACACTTTATGAAGATAGTCGTCGGCGCCTTTGGATTGGTACTACTGATGTTGGACTTTTATTATTCAATGGCTCCTCTTTTAAGAACTATGGGCCACAGAAGGGGATACAAGCGCAATCAGTGTGGAGTATCTCTGAAGATAATTCGGGTAAACTATGGATAGGCACTAACAAAGGAGTATACCACCTTACTGATAGCCTGGCAGCAAAGTATCAGCAACTGCCAGAGGCAAGTTATACCGCCGTTACTCACACACCTACCGGCAGCCTTTGGGCAGGTACTCAAGACAGTGGCATTTATAGAGTTTCTGGTACTCAGGTTCTGCACTACACAACTGAAAACAGTGAGTTGCCTCATAACCATGTTACAGCGCTCACCACCGATAAGAAAGACCGGGTTTGGATCGGCACCGAACAAGGCTTAGCACAGGCAGGTCAAAATTCTTTAGAATTTGTTCAGTTGCCCGGGCAGCTAAACGGCAGCCACATCACCAGCTTTACCCACGACAGCTATGATAACCTCTGGCTAGGCCTGCAGCGCAACGGCCTGCTCAAGTATGACGGCAAAAGTTTTACGCACCTGACACGCCGCAGCGGCCTGCGTACCAGTCGCATTACAGCGCTAGCCACTGACACAGAAGGCAATGTTTGGATAGGAACGAACGGCTATGGTGTGCAGCAGCACAGGGCTCCCTGGTTTTTACACTACTTTGATTTTGGAAGTATTGTAGAGCCTCGGGTTACAGCCGTTGCACAGGATACCAAAGGCAACATATGGTTTGGCACTGATGAGGGGGAGCTTGCGATAATGTATCCCGGCGGCCCGATATGGCAGACTATCCCTTGGCCACGCGGCGCCACTATCTACAACTTTTTACCTGTAGGTGAAGAAATGTGGGCCAGCACAAGCAACGGCATCTGGCGCTTAGGCAGGGATGGCCCTAAACGATACGCTGCGGCACAGGGGCTACCCGCCCCAGATGTATACCAAGGTGCTTTAGGATCTGACGGGCAACTATATTTTGCTACAGCTGGCGGCGTTGTAAGCCTTCAGCAAGGGTCGCTCAAATTACTTTCTTATACTGGTGGAAATCTGATTGCCCGAACTATATTCCGGGACAGCAAAAACAAGCTGTGGGTTGGCTCCGACCAAGGTGTGTTTCAGATAAAGAACAATCAGCTGGTGCAGCCTGTGGAGCTAAAGGGTCTGAACCTAACGGAGGTACGTTCCATCACTGAAGACAATCAGGGCAATTTATTCTTTGCTGCCTTCAACACAGGTTTGCTGGTGCTACAGGGCGAGAAAGCTACCCTTTATACTTCTAAAGAGGGCTTACCAAACGAAGCTATCAAAACCTTGTATGCCGATGAAGCTGATAACCTCTGGATCGCTACCAACCGGGATGTACTTAAAGTAAGGCTCCCGCTGCTTCGCCAACAAGGCAAATTCAGCTACAGGAGCTACACGAGCCCCAGTGGCTTCAGAGGCTTAGAGGTATGTGACAACGCAATGCTGCAGACAGCAGACGGACACATGTGGTTTGGTACAACCAAAGGACTTTCCAGGTACCTGCCTCACCTGGATCGCCAGAACGCGGTTTACCCCGAGATGGTACTCATAGATGTACTGCTCCACTCCAACCCTACCGACTGGCGGGCACTTGGCCACAACCCGGATAGCACCACAGGCTTGCCACAGAACCTGCGGCTTCCACACACGCAAAATCATTTGTCGTTCAATTTTCATGGCATTTGCCTTTCAGATCCGGAGCAGGTAAAGTATAAGTACCGCTTAGTAGGCTACAATGATGCCTGGTCTCAAGAAACAGAGCGTTCTTTTACCACGTACGCCAACCTTTCGCCAGGCACATATACTTTTGAGCTGCTGGCCTGCAACAACGATGGTTTTTGGACACCTCAGCCCCTTACTTACACTTTCTCTATTGTGCCTCCTATTTGGCGACGCGAGTGGTTTATAGGAGTCATACTGCTGCTGATGGCTGGGGCTGTGCTAAGCGTGGTGCGTCTGCGAGAGCGAAGCCTTGTTAAGATGAACTCTCTGCTGGAGTTAAAGGTAGACCACCGTACTCGTTTGCTCGAAAGGCAGAACCGTGAAAAAGAGATTCTGCTGCAGGAGATACACCATCGGGTTAAAAATAACCTGCAGATTGTGATCAGCATGCTAAATCTGCAGGCCCGCCACGTGCAAGATCCTTCTGCACAGGAGGTAATGCAGGCACTACGCAGCAGGGTTCGTTCTATGTCGTTGTTGCACGAGCGCCTTTACCGCCATAACGATTTGGCTCAGATCAACTTAGAAGAGTATTTTCTGGAGATATGCGAGAGCCTTTATGCTTCCTATGGCGTAAGTATGGATAGGGTTGAACTCGAGCTAGATGTACCTTATACCAAGATGGATGTTGACTCGGCTATCACCTTAGGATTAATTGTGAACGAACTGGTATCCAATACCTTAAAATATGCGTTCCCAAGAGGAGAGTGTGGAGTGCTGCGAATTGAACTGGTGCAGCACGATGAGGTGCAGTATACCCTCACCGTGAGTGACAATGGTCATGGCCTTCCCGAAGATTTTTTCGAGAAACAACAGCATGGGCAGTCTTTTGGGCTAAAGCTAGTACAGTCGTTGAGCAGAAAGCTTGACGGTAACATCAGATTCTTTAACAAACATGGCACTAAATCAATATTATATTTTGTTTTGCCACCATAA
- a CDS encoding LytR/AlgR family response regulator transcription factor, which translates to MTKPKILISEDEVIIAEDLAASLEELGYETCAIDTGEDTIDMIRETQPDLVLLDINLRGDADGVDIGSRIREEFGIPFIYLTAYADPATIDRAKKTEPDGFLVKPFDEKSLRSAIEIALYKHDSNHKDTKVGNGASMDSKDKDVATDYIFVKVKHRIIKVHYSNILWVEAYDNYSFIVTADQKYLVSSTLKDMEQKLPSQNFVRVHRSYIANLDKIEALEENSVVFSKGEIPIGKSYKKALMSRFNII; encoded by the coding sequence ATGACAAAACCTAAAATCCTTATATCGGAAGATGAGGTCATCATCGCGGAAGACCTTGCGGCTAGCCTGGAAGAATTAGGTTATGAGACGTGTGCCATAGATACAGGGGAAGACACGATCGACATGATTCGGGAAACTCAACCAGACTTGGTACTGCTCGACATTAACCTGCGTGGCGATGCCGACGGCGTGGATATTGGCTCACGCATCCGCGAAGAGTTCGGCATACCGTTTATCTACCTCACCGCCTACGCTGACCCAGCGACCATTGACCGTGCGAAGAAAACGGAGCCCGACGGTTTTTTGGTAAAGCCTTTTGATGAGAAGAGCCTGCGATCTGCCATTGAGATAGCCCTCTATAAGCACGACAGCAACCACAAAGACACTAAGGTGGGGAATGGAGCCAGTATGGACTCAAAAGACAAGGACGTTGCTACTGACTATATCTTTGTAAAGGTAAAGCACCGCATCATTAAAGTGCACTACAGCAATATTCTGTGGGTGGAGGCTTATGATAACTACTCGTTTATAGTTACCGCCGATCAGAAGTACCTTGTTAGCTCCACGCTAAAAGATATGGAGCAGAAGTTGCCGTCGCAGAACTTTGTACGGGTGCACCGCTCTTATATCGCCAACCTTGATAAAATAGAGGCTTTGGAAGAAAACTCTGTGGTATTCTCTAAAGGTGAGATACCAATTGGAAAGTCTTACAAAAAGGCACTCATGTCTAGATTTAACATTATATGA
- a CDS encoding DUF4397 domain-containing protein — translation MDDLTAPASGKAHVRFVHLSPDAPNVDVVVQGGPVLFSDMEFKEASAFTPVDAGSYTVEVQPVNSDDAAVSATLNLQSGKIYTVFARGFLSPPSGNMNMLGAEVIENN, via the coding sequence ATGGATGACCTGACAGCTCCTGCCAGTGGGAAAGCACATGTTCGCTTTGTGCACTTATCGCCAGACGCTCCTAATGTAGATGTGGTTGTGCAGGGAGGCCCAGTTCTTTTTTCTGATATGGAGTTTAAAGAGGCCTCAGCTTTTACTCCTGTGGATGCAGGCAGTTACACTGTGGAGGTGCAGCCCGTTAACTCTGACGATGCTGCTGTTTCTGCCACTTTAAACCTGCAGTCTGGTAAAATCTATACTGTATTTGCCAGAGGCTTCCTCAGCCCTCCATCAGGTAACATGAACATGCTTGGTGCGGAAGTGATAGAGAATAACTAA
- a CDS encoding sigma-70 family RNA polymerase sigma factor, producing the protein MSDQTGKQLSKEEKDARFEAELLPVLDPLYNFAYRLTLDEDDANDLVQETYLKAYRFFDYFEQGTNAKAWLFRILKNSFINEFRKKSKQPAKVDYSEVEGYYNTDDVEGESGVATTTDMRTESVQDLIGDEVASALNALPVDFRTVIILCDLEGFTYEEMAKILDIPIGTVRSRLHRARNSLKEKLEKYAKSMGYNS; encoded by the coding sequence ATGAGCGATCAAACAGGTAAACAACTGAGTAAGGAGGAAAAGGACGCACGGTTCGAGGCCGAGTTGCTACCCGTGCTGGACCCCCTATACAATTTTGCCTACAGGCTCACCTTAGACGAAGACGACGCCAACGATCTGGTGCAGGAGACTTATCTGAAGGCATATCGCTTTTTCGACTATTTCGAGCAAGGAACTAATGCAAAAGCATGGCTGTTCCGAATCCTGAAGAACTCCTTCATTAACGAGTTTCGGAAAAAGAGCAAGCAGCCCGCCAAAGTTGACTACAGCGAGGTTGAAGGGTATTACAACACCGATGACGTTGAAGGTGAGAGCGGAGTGGCCACCACTACCGACATGCGCACAGAAAGTGTGCAGGACCTTATTGGCGACGAGGTGGCTAGTGCCTTAAATGCGCTGCCTGTAGACTTTAGAACAGTGATCATTTTGTGTGATCTGGAAGGTTTCACTTATGAGGAGATGGCCAAAATCCTGGACATCCCAATAGGAACCGTGCGTTCGAGGTTGCACAGAGCCCGTAACTCTTTGAAGGAGAAGTTGGAAAAGTATGCGAAAAGCATGGGATATAACAGTTAG
- the gmk gene encoding guanylate kinase yields the protein MQGKIIIFSAPSGAGKTTIVKHLLSVNPQLSFSISACTRDKRGRTEENGKDYYFITPEEFKKKIANDEFVEWEEVYEGAFYGTLKSEIERIWKSGKHVILDVDVKGGLSIKHFYKDRALAVFVKPPSIDELAKRLTARNTDSASSISSRVFKAKFELGFEDQFDKVIVNDDLDRACAEAEKLVNNFLKTESAIV from the coding sequence ATGCAAGGCAAGATTATTATCTTCTCGGCTCCGTCTGGCGCCGGTAAAACCACTATTGTAAAGCACCTGTTAAGCGTAAACCCACAGTTAAGCTTCTCCATTTCGGCCTGTACCCGCGATAAGCGCGGTCGAACCGAAGAAAACGGCAAAGATTACTACTTTATCACCCCCGAAGAGTTCAAAAAGAAGATTGCGAACGACGAGTTTGTGGAGTGGGAAGAAGTATACGAAGGGGCATTCTACGGCACATTGAAATCCGAGATTGAGCGCATTTGGAAAAGCGGCAAGCATGTTATACTCGACGTTGACGTAAAAGGAGGATTAAGTATAAAGCATTTTTACAAAGACAGAGCATTGGCGGTTTTCGTAAAGCCGCCGTCCATAGATGAATTGGCTAAACGCCTAACCGCACGTAATACCGATTCGGCTTCCAGCATTAGCAGCAGGGTATTCAAAGCTAAGTTTGAACTAGGCTTTGAGGACCAGTTCGATAAAGTTATCGTGAATGATGACCTTGACAGAGCCTGCGCCGAAGCCGAGAAACTAGTTAACAACTTCCTGAAAACTGAGTCTGCAATCGTATGA
- a CDS encoding glycosyltransferase family 2 protein, whose translation MPVKLSVVIITYNEERNIARCLESVKRVADEIVVVDSFSKDRTKEICLGYGARFIEHPFGGHIEQKNYALTQATYNHVLSLDADETLTPELEQAVLTAKNNWEADAYSMNRLTNYCGKWIHHSGWYPDTKVRLFDRTKAVWGGENPHDKIILDKGASLQHLRGDLLHYSYYSVSQHLGQINKFTDASSNAMIRGGKTVFLPMVIIKPLFRFFRAYVLKRGFLDGPEGFIISVSSAVSVYYKYVKLYMHNRQQKRDQK comes from the coding sequence ATGCCTGTAAAGCTTTCTGTTGTTATCATCACTTATAATGAGGAGCGAAATATTGCCCGCTGCCTAGAGTCTGTTAAACGAGTAGCAGATGAGATAGTGGTAGTGGACTCTTTTTCTAAGGACCGCACAAAAGAAATATGCCTGGGCTATGGCGCCAGGTTTATAGAACATCCTTTTGGAGGGCACATCGAGCAGAAGAACTATGCGCTAACGCAGGCCACTTATAACCATGTGCTGTCTTTAGATGCAGATGAAACTTTAACACCGGAGCTGGAGCAAGCTGTGCTTACGGCAAAGAATAACTGGGAGGCTGATGCCTACAGTATGAACCGCCTTACTAACTACTGTGGTAAGTGGATCCATCACTCCGGCTGGTACCCTGATACTAAAGTACGTCTGTTCGACCGCACGAAAGCTGTTTGGGGCGGAGAAAATCCTCACGACAAGATTATCCTTGATAAGGGAGCCAGCTTACAGCACCTGAGGGGTGATCTGCTGCACTATTCTTACTACTCTGTATCGCAGCACCTGGGGCAGATCAATAAATTTACTGATGCCTCGTCTAATGCCATGATCAGGGGCGGCAAAACAGTTTTTTTGCCAATGGTGATTATAAAGCCTTTGTTCCGCTTCTTTAGAGCCTATGTTCTAAAGCGGGGCTTTCTGGATGGGCCAGAAGGATTTATTATCTCTGTCTCGTCTGCTGTATCTGTATACTATAAGTACGTGAAACTGTACATGCACAACAGGCAGCAGAAGCGAGATCAGAAGTAA
- a CDS encoding glycosyltransferase, producing the protein MRILHLVSERTWRGGEQQVAYLIEELQQQGVGNYVVCRKGSEFHNYCQQRNIPHAALPFANEFDVVTALNVKSYCKRNKINLMHVHSGHAHAISVLSHALGNTLPIILSRRVDFPVKNNLLSRLKYNYKGIKRVICVSDKIKEVVSQSLERPELCVTVHSGIDLSRFANSTKTGKLHREFNFPPSTPLIGNISAIAPHKDYYTFVDTAELLLKQHPQAKFFIIGDGPLRQEIEAYVQQKNMQQHIIFTGFRKDVPEIMPELDVMLVTSETEGLGTTILDAFACKVPVVATRAGGIPEIVRDGETGFLAPVKSPAILAEKVHQVLTNESLRDSAVQGATRLLQEFSKKNTARRTLAVYKEVLHEV; encoded by the coding sequence ATGCGCATACTACATCTGGTTTCGGAAAGAACATGGAGAGGCGGTGAGCAACAAGTTGCTTACCTGATAGAGGAGCTTCAGCAACAAGGTGTAGGCAACTATGTAGTATGCCGAAAAGGGTCGGAATTCCACAACTATTGCCAGCAACGGAACATACCACACGCAGCTCTACCATTTGCGAACGAGTTTGATGTTGTCACTGCTCTAAACGTCAAATCTTACTGTAAGCGAAACAAGATTAACCTGATGCATGTGCACAGCGGCCATGCGCATGCTATCAGTGTACTTTCGCATGCACTTGGAAATACTTTACCTATCATACTTAGCCGCCGCGTAGATTTTCCTGTAAAGAATAATCTGCTCTCGCGCCTGAAGTATAATTACAAAGGTATTAAGCGGGTAATCTGTGTTTCTGATAAAATCAAGGAGGTAGTGTCGCAGAGCCTGGAGCGGCCAGAGCTGTGCGTAACGGTGCACAGTGGAATTGACCTTAGCCGGTTTGCTAACAGCACTAAAACAGGCAAGCTTCACAGGGAGTTTAACTTTCCTCCTTCTACTCCGCTTATAGGCAATATATCTGCCATCGCGCCACATAAAGACTATTATACTTTTGTAGATACTGCCGAGCTTTTGCTGAAACAGCATCCACAGGCAAAATTCTTTATCATAGGAGACGGACCTTTAAGACAAGAGATAGAAGCTTACGTGCAGCAGAAGAACATGCAGCAGCATATCATCTTCACAGGCTTTAGAAAAGATGTACCGGAGATTATGCCTGAGCTGGATGTGATGCTGGTAACCTCAGAAACTGAGGGACTGGGAACAACTATTCTGGATGCCTTTGCCTGTAAAGTACCGGTCGTTGCAACTAGGGCCGGAGGTATACCAGAGATAGTGCGAGACGGAGAAACAGGTTTTTTAGCTCCGGTAAAATCGCCAGCTATACTTGCCGAGAAGGTGCATCAGGTGCTGACCAACGAATCTCTGCGAGACAGTGCGGTTCAGGGTGCTACTAGGCTGCTCCAGGAATTTTCAAAAAAGAACACAGCTCGCCGCACACTGGCTGTTTACAAAGAAGTGCTGCATGAAGTATAG